The Pelmatolapia mariae isolate MD_Pm_ZW linkage group LG10_11, Pm_UMD_F_2, whole genome shotgun sequence genome includes a region encoding these proteins:
- the LOC134637743 gene encoding complement C1q tumor necrosis factor-related protein 3-like: MAVSLALQNVEIRTLKQENQDQAAKLREVDLLKLRSKEQAAKLETEINQLKLQSEEQEAKLETEINQLKQEVQVKQVAFSASLVNQGREEIGPFNTRIILIFKRVVTNIGNAYNPHTGIFTAPVRGAYHFDWKVFGYGNIRAAAVLFRNGEHIFLAEENPTSGYVSASDGASLLLEVGDQVSVRLWTNSRIFDDQNHHTSFSGHLIFTM, encoded by the exons ATGGCAGTCTCACTGGCTCTACAGAACGTAGAAATCAGGACGTTAAAACAAGAGAATCAAG ATCAGGCAGCAAAGCTGAGAGAAGTTGATCTGCTGAAGCTGCGGTCCAAAG aacAAGCAGCAAAGCTGGAGACTGAGATTAACCAGCTGAAGCTGCAGTCAGAAG AACAAGAAGCAAAGCTAGAGACCGAGATCAACCAGCTGAAGCAGGAAGTACAAG TCAAACAGGTGGCTTTCTCAGCCTCTCTGGTGAATCAAGGCCGTGAAGAAATTGGACCATTTAACACTAGGATTATTCTGATCTTCAAACGTGTTGTCACAAACATTGGAAATGCCTACAACCCACACACAG GTATTTTCACTGCACCAGTGAGAGGAGCCTACCACTTTGACTGGAAGGTATTCGGATATGGAAACATTCGTGCAGCTGCTGTGTTGTTCAGGAATGGAGAGCACATTTTTCTGGCAGAGGAAAATCCAACATCTGGTTATGTGAGTGCATCCGATGGAGCCTCACTGCTTCTAGAGGTTGGAGATCAGGTATCTGTACGTCTCTGGACAAATTCAAGGATATTTGACGATCAAAACCATCACACCAGTTTCAGTGGTCATCTGATTTTCACCATGTGA